The following nucleotide sequence is from Anopheles stephensi strain Indian chromosome 3, UCI_ANSTEP_V1.0, whole genome shotgun sequence.
ACAGGTGGATGAAGTTATTGTAGTGATCATTGGCGTACAGTACGAACGCATGCCTATCATAGGTCCGGAGATTCACCAGCAGTGAGGAGTTCAGAATGGCACGTAGCTTCTCCCGCTCGTCCCGCATGTCCTCCGGATCGGACAGATAGTTCCGCTTCAGGTAAGACTCACGGCTGATGAATGTCAGCGCATCCTCGTTGATGTCTGCAAAACAGATTGACTTAAAAACGTGTTCTCTAGCAGGAAGGCTTTACTGATACCTACTCGTCTCACAGTGCTGCCCAAGATGTGCCCACCGATTctggcacacacactcaaacgtGCTCCACAGCTCCCGGCAGTAGGCACCGTTCTTACACGGATTCGGAACACAGGACGGCTTGCAGTCTTTAATAATCTCGGACAGGTGTACGGACATGAAGCTGTAGATGTCGAGAATTTCCCCATTCACCACAAGCCCTCGGAAGCAACCGATCAGTCCTTGCTTCACGGTGTACTTCTTGGAGATCTCCCTACAAGTAAGCATCCCAATAGATTACCGACTCCTTTAAAGTTTCTTACAGCTCTCAAGCATCTCCGGTACTCACGTTGGAGCTCCACCAATAAACATGCTGCCCTCGAACGGACCAAACTCTTCCTCGGGCTGCAGATCCACCATGCGCGTATCCGTGTTGATCATAAACCGTACATGATGCTCGTTGTAATCGATCCAGATCTTGTGCCATTCACCACCGTTCAGCTTACGGTTCGTGTCGATCACGAGCGTCTTCGGTGTGCCGGTGTTGAGCGTGAAGTTGAACGTAAGCTGATAGTCCCCGGTCAAGGCCACCATGAACGAAGGGTAGTTGGAGCGAATCGGTGGCTGGAACAGCAAGATCGCTTTCTCCCCCGTTGTGCGGAACGAGAACGCAATGTCACCTTTACGCCATCCGGGTACCTCAATGTACGATTGCGATGTGGTAAACGTCACGACGTACTTTTGAGTGTCTGTTTCGAGAAGGAATTGCAAAGAGTAAGTATCCTAGAATCGGTTCAGTCTTTATTGGGACTTACTAGTTTCAACACATTCCAGCGGTCCGAGCGTAATGCGTCCCTGGGACTCCTCGTCCAGATTCTTCTGCTGCAGGAAGTACATCTGCGTGATGCCGAGATTCGGTGGCTCCTTGTAGTATCCTTCGTCCGACAGCCAGCGGTTAAGGTTCGCATCGCAGTTGCAGGAATGGTTGTCATCTTCGCAGTTCTTGCCGATCGCGCATGGACATGTACCTCTGGACGAAGAAGTCTCATGAGTCTAGCTGTCTACCTTCATGCCCTCCAATTGTTACCTCTTAACCTCCCCCAGCGAATCGACCGTATTGTTATTGCTCGATGACTTAAACCACGTCGACGAATGCAACTCCAGCGGTGCCTTAATGCAATCGTACTTGATGTACTGCGTGCAGTAGAGCGAGTGCGATATAAGCTCCTGCAGCATCTCGGCACTAAACTCCCGGTACTGTATGTTGAAGCTAAAGTCCTCATCCGACGCGGAACGCACATCGACCTGCGACGGTAAATTGTGCTCCACAATCGTTTTGGTTGCGTTGGCCAAACTCTGGAAGTCACACTTGACCCGGGCCGGTGGAAACACCCCATTGCCATCGATATCGATCGAGTAGACGTCCGATTTGGAGTACCCGAGCAGCGCCAACTCTTCGCACGTCTTGCGGAACTTTGTAAAGTGACAGTTCTTCCCGATGTACCCCGTGTCCTTGCAGTCGCAGATGATGCCATCGTCCTTTACCGCACACTTCCCGCCATGCTCGCAGGTGTTTGGTTTCTTGCACGGATCAACATACTTACAATTGTCCAGCGAGACGTCGCCCACCACCCGCTCACTCTTCACCAGATAGCGTGGTTCAATTTCTAGCCCGTTTATTTTAAGATCCCGCAGACATCCGACCAGCCCGGATGCGGCCGCTTTCAGGCTGCTACCGATGATGAGCTTATCGCCGATGTTGAACGACAGGCCGTACATTTGCGTTACCGAGTGGCGATAGTCGACCACGAACCGGATGTCGTTCCCCTCGTACGTCAGCTGTATCGAATGCCAGGACGTTGGGTTTTCGATGCGAATGTAGGTGGTGTGCGTCACGTTGCTCTTCACGTCCGGACAAAGGTCAAAGCTTAGCCGATCGGTTGCCAAACGAAGCTGAGAAATGCGTGGGAGAAGCAGGGGACACAGAGACATTCCTATATTAATCAGACGCAATTGAGTTAGCTGGTTAAAACTCTACTTTAAAGCAGTTCGGTTTCCATCTCCAGGGAAACATCCTTCAATGGCATGGCTTTAAGTGGGAAAATCCCCCCACACtcaattttccaaattttccccCGAGACTAAAGGCTTAAAGTTAGCCGGCAAACGATGGCAGATATTAAAAAACTTGCTGCCAAAAATCAAAGCACCCCAAAAAAGGAGAGGGGTTTACCGGTTACCACCTACGGTGCGAGCAAGAACATGACACTATTACCACCGGAGCCCTTCGGTTTTGGTATAAATATCCACCAGCATCCGTGGGTGAAAACGTTCGACTCCCCTTCTCATGGGCTTCCATTTGTTGGTAGAGTGGCGAGTGGAAGAAGCGAGCAAAAGGATCACCTCGCCCCCCGCTGGATAGGCCGATAGGTCGACCGTTCGGTATGCAAGATTATCACATGCAATCACGCATGAGTGTGACGTGATCATCTTACCACAATACCGCAAGTTTTGTGCCTCCCCCAAGGGTGGGTGGACAGTTTTCGGTTATCGTCCGATATTTGCAATCTGAGATTTTGGGGAGAACCCAAAATTCCTGGCTCCTTTTTGCGTAAGGGCGCCCTAGCTTGTCTGaggggttttattttctcttcttcaaGGGCATACCATGTCCTCGACGCACGTTGTCCAAAGCTAACAcatctgtgtgtgcgtgtggcatCTCGTTCCCTATATCCGTGCTATCCATCCAACTTACCTCCCAGAATCCATTTCCCTCGCTCGTTTTCACCTCACTGTACGCGAGCACCGCCGTCGCCTTGCTGCTCTTGAAGTCAAACTTGAGCGACAGTGTGTCGGGATTGTTCATCGGCCACCAGATGTGTGACTTGGCGTACGAAAAGGTAATCGGAATTACCTCCACGTTCGCTTCGAAGAATTCTTCCTCCAGTACGCCGATGTAGTGTACCTTCGGGTTACCTTTCTTCAGCTCGAACAGTACCGAGACGTCGTTGTAGAACACGTACTTGAGCGAACCGACAAAGTTATTGCTCGACGCTAAGCCTTTCCGTTTGCTTAGGTTCGGACCACCACCGAAGTAGATTTCCGGATCGAACAGCAAATTGTGGATCGGTCCCAGTAGGTCGAGAATGCGTACATGATCGTCCAGCACCGCGATAACCTTATCGTGCTCGTGAAGAATCGTTAGGTTGTGCCAATAGTGACGGGTAAGGTCCTGGCCAAGGGTGGCACTCATTACACCATCCCCAAAGTCCATCTCGATGTACGCCGAATGGTTCTTGATGGAGGCCGCAATGTACTGCGGTTTGAGCGATTCACCACTGGCGTAGAAGAGGGCGGAGTCATCATAGTTTGTCTTGAACATCATGCTGATGCGGGTTAGCGGGGAGTGCACACGATCCTTCCAATCGTAGATCCGGTACGACACGTAGCTGGATCCTCGCAGGGTTAATACTGTTGCGGCTGTAAGTGTATCGAAAAAAACATGCAATACAATCTAATCTTCGCTAGCGAAAGGCTCTCGAGCGATACTTACTGTAGATGTCACAGTGTTCGCCCTCGTACCGGGTACCGAAACAATCGCACGATATGTCATAGTAGTGATTAATGCACCGTGAACCGGTGAAGCACAGGTTCTGCCTCGAGTGACACTTGTTCCGGCAGCCTTCCTTGACGTTCTCGTGCTTGGTGGCGATGAGTGGCGTGATGGGAAGCAGGTCGGACGCCGCCTTGCCCGAGCTCAGCACCACGTTCCGTATGCAGCCGACAAATGACTCAATTATGTACTTCACACCATGCAGTTTTTCTTCCGAGCTGAGTCCTGTTTGGAAAGTTTGCGAAGAAGACGATGGGTCACTTGTTGCGAGGGTGATGTCTTGTCTTATCTCGACTAGTTGGTGAGCTACTAGCTAATGGTTTCTGGCAGCCCTTTCAAAGTTTTATAACCAAGAACCCACAGTCCAATATGGCGCCTTTACTGTGCCAATCAATTTAACCTAACAGAAAATAAGAAGCGATTTTCGTATAGAACTCTTGGCGCTTGGTTGACGCATTTCATTCTCATCACCATTTTCGGTTTAAAATGGCAACAGTGCGCAAAGTTATTTGGCTCCCAGCATTCGAAGCACTCACGCATTAAAATCGAAACACCGATTGACAAATCGGTTGCTCACCGAGCGAACCGGAAACGGCGTAAGAAATACGGcaatttctctcgctctctctctctttcccgcCATACCCCATTCGCACACGAGCGCACACTAAACACATCATTACACAAGCCACAAATCATTTGTACCGGGCCCGTTCGGCCTGTTGGTTTGCCTAGTGCTCGGTTGCTCGGTGAGCAAAGTGCTGCAATGCGCAAGTGCCATTTACCGGGAAGTTGGAAAGCCGACCGGCATGTTTTTCATGCCTTGCCCC
It contains:
- the LOC118511268 gene encoding contactin-associated protein-like 2 isoform X4, with the translated sequence MTYHAASVLLTIYLTFTGCPVAQFGIGPCVLAIPTNAEPPKEIVYPKCTGPGEPGQCQTFDYRYRFEQTINNCTQFIWGGCGGNLQNNFETYEQCMQQCANETQTPQPPVPLTTTVDPASSSVRTQTQEAWSLHSSSSTLAPVPDELRGSELTFKETGYEKTFMFAKNNTFIQMDGETIQTFQLRLCREISFQFRTRLPHGLLVYHNVKTPAGVKLDPYALYVIVEKGQLKVVHVFGNHSTSVTVGEGLNRDEWHSVMVRIDVHGARLIARVDNNKEEVYLKGLNHETNYGVSINLMSVVLVGGLSSEEKLHGVKYIIESFVGCIRNVVLSSGKAASDLLPITPLIATKHENVKEGCRNKCHSRQNLCFTGSRCINHYYDISCDCFGTRYEGEHCDIYTATVLTLRGSSYVSYRIYDWKDRVHSPLTRISMMFKTNYDDSALFYASGESLKPQYIAASIKNHSAYIEMDFGDGVMSATLGQDLTRHYWHNLTILHEHDKVIAVLDDHVRILDLLGPIHNLLFDPEIYFGGGPNLSKRKGLASSNNFVGSLKYVFYNDVSVLFELKKGNPKVHYIGVLEEEFFEANVEVIPITFSYAKSHIWWPMNNPDTLSLKFDFKSSKATAVLAYSEVKTSEGNGFWELRLATDRLSFDLCPDVKSNVTHTTYIRIENPTSWHSIQLTYEGNDIRFVVDYRHSVTQMYGLSFNIGDKLIIGSSLKAAASGLVGCLRDLKINGLEIEPRYLVKSERVVGDVSLDNCKYVDPCKKPNTCEHGGKCAVKDDGIICDCKDTGYIGKNCHFTKFRKTCEELALLGYSKSDVYSIDIDGNGVFPPARVKCDFQSLANATKTIVEHNLPSQVDVRSASDEDFSFNIQYREFSAEMLQELISHSLYCTQYIKYDCIKAPLELHSSTWFKSSSNNNTVDSLGEVKRGTCPCAIGKNCEDDNHSCNCDANLNRWLSDEGYYKEPPNLGITQMYFLQQKNLDEESQGRITLGPLECVETNTQKYVVTFTTSQSYIEVPGWRKGDIAFSFRTTGEKAILLFQPPIRSNYPSFMVALTGDYQLTFNFTLNTGTPKTLVIDTNRKLNGGEWHKIWIDYNEHHVRFMINTDTRMVDLQPEEEFGPFEGSMFIGGAPTEISKKYTVKQGLIGCFRGLVVNGEILDIYSFMSVHLSEIIKDCKPSCVPNPCKNGAYCRELWSTFECVCQNRWAHLGQHCETNINEDALTFISRESYLKRNYLSDPEDMRDEREKLRAILNSSLLVNLRTYDRHAFVLYANDHYNNFIHLYLTNRSEVVYLYNYGSDIVNLTIEHSELHNARSIQVAVIRTESNTTLYVNEKNVTVERGFLLLDEYSNKPWTNPEHEVLSPHRPPAPPTEYFQFNIGGYDPANLLRPNQDTAELEGYIGCIRGLKIGENLISLREMATQNNAHVTEGVLNGCQMKCDAEPCKNGGICTENFVRQESTCNCEHTSFLGEFCSEEKGASFSGEATLLRRLTLAESVGTVRLQLAFSSHDMRRANRVMLLLQSRNDRSYYLMVAITADNHLYIEEDREGATYAARIEGNFMDDARHSVYYTRHGTDTSLLVDRVQIPIKTVPSKALVPVSDPGANHVQIGGVNTTDPRFAVYKSYDGCLSNIFIQVNNETMKPLEEYMLFTKSEAETITVINSQGVRSAQCKQFDVIQKLTPFNEPALNMTSVIDKNWVVDAPTRLPYKAVYFDPSTKEEKTQVVFITLTAIFVIIVVCCLIEVYRSDREYRKRIERQTDEDIIWSKEQAAKMQNESSTNVKGFSYKSIPGDEKKDNGTKPLVGILKNGNVTAPSEKAQVETTPPINTETGGIRDSQLLDHELQWESLAAEENEALLKQEPSKDPRLVQGDSNGDGSPRTRITNGNHRVTDLDHPDSSALDENEDSELTDNPVPATGPEAKPAERQ